TATATGAATTATATTACATTCTTGCCACTTAAAAAATCCattgaaacaaaatgtacttattggaaaaaactaaactacattTAACTTTCATAAAGTGAAAACACTCTACAATCAACTAACCAATGCTGTCACCATTGTAGTGAGCTGTGTGTGATGGCACCCACCTGTCACTCAAACCAGTCAAACTGctcagactgctctgaacactTGGTTCCCAACATTTTTTTCTACGTTAAGGTCGAgctgacaaagaaaaaagagctCCAAAATATGTCTTGTTATTTTGACCGCTTTTGAGCGCCACAAACAAAGCTCTGCTAATTCGATGAGGAACAcatttcacttcctgtaaatTCTTCCCAATAAATGCATctcattatttagtcatttaaagtcatttgaagcagaaaaagcaggaaatgtttagTGTGCATCGGCGGCAACTTAACATGACTGATATAGTTGTGACCAAAATTATTAGCCCCCCTTATGAAATTAGACAAAACTCTTGACTTCTGGATGGAAATGGCCATTAACAACAcgtgtttgttattttggaaACAAATACACTACAAAGACAAAAGTTGACAAGTTTGATTAGGATATTTTATTGATACAATGAGTTGAAACAAAAAAGGGCAAAAATGAGAAATCCAAAATTATTAGCCCCCTGGCCATTAATAGTCAATAGTGTACCCTTTCTGAGCCACAACCAACAGCAACCTCTTAGAGTAGTTCTTTACCAGGTTGGCACAGGTCTCCTGAGGGATTTTGGCCCATTCTTACATTGCAAATTGTTCCAGCTGGTCCAAATTGCGTGGTTTCCAAGCATGGACATTCACTTTGAGCACCCGCCACAGATTCTCAATAGGATTGAGGTCTGGGCTCTGTGCGGGCCACTCCAAGACCTTGGTTTTGGTATCCTTCAGGAACTGTTGGACCAATTTCGAGGTGTGCTTTGGGTCATTGTCTTGTTGGAAGACCCAGCGACAACTTAAGGATAGACTACGAGCTGATTTCTGCATATTATCCCTCAAAAGGTCaacataattttcttttttcatgatGCCATGCACCTGAACAAGGCTCCCTTTGCCTGAGGCTGCCTTTGCCTGAGGCTGCCTTTGCCTGAGGCTGCAAAACAGCCTCACAGCATGAGTAAGGGAACTGTGTTCTTAGGGTTCAAGGCCTCTCCCTTTCTTCGCCAAACATAAGCAACATCCATGTGCCCAAACAATTCCAGTAAAaacggagacattaaccatcgttAGCACCCTCCGTTTAGACGCAAACGGAGAATTGGCCCCTGAAAACGATGCTTCTTACAAACTccggccagagtggagatttatgaaaactctgtttgcacatttgcatgtaaacagagaaaaacggaGATTTGAAGAGCCGACGGCAGATTGTGAGAcagaaactgctcctgggttaaatccgagcagcagtccacaaaccaatgggtgacgtcacggatgatTATAatctatggtgatcatggatgcagaatagcagtcacatttatgctggtgcaatccATTTAAGAGGGGCTCAACCTCCTGGTCCGTCCACACAAACCATGCTCCTGGCGCCATCTTTTCCAAAAGAATGAAGtgacgttgttgttgttgttgctatgcgggattctgattggctaacgtgggcttgagctgctcttgacggcatatatacacgggttagtgtaaacggaaacttttctgaaaacggactggtgtgcacgcagttttttttttgtaaacggagaggatgaaatgtccgTTCATGAAAATAGCCAGGCACGTGTAAACGTAGTCTATAATGTTCACGGCAAAACCTCAGTCTAGCTTTGATGTGCTTCTCTTTGAGTAAATGGGTTCTTCTTGGACGATGGCCCTGAAGCCCACCACGATGGAGAGCCCTCACAACGGTGTTCCTTGAAACATCAACTCCAGAAGAGGTCAGCAACAATCATCTTGGCAGATGTCTTGGGATTCTTGCTGACATCTCTGACAGTTTTCCTCTCTAGAGTTCTTGAAATCTTGAGCTTACAACCACGCCCAGGTTTGTTTCTTACAGAATTTGTCTCCTTGTACTTGGCAATGATGCAACGTACAGCGGTTCTAGACACTGTTAAACCCTTGGAAATGGCAGTATAGCCTTCCCCCTTATCATGAGCCTCCACTATCTTCTTTCTGAACTCAAGACTGATTTCCTTTGTCTTTGCTATGGTGAGTAAAAGTAGTCCCTCTCAATAATGTGTTCAAGTCCTTTTATGCTGATTGAATGTTCAGGTGTTGTTAGGAAGCCAATTGACTGCACAGGTGTGGTTTGAAAGCTGGTTGGTTAATTAGGTGTGTTTTTGAAGGCAAGAATTCACATGGGGGGAAATATTATTGACCACCCCATCATGGGGGCTAATATTTTTGACATCCCCACTTTTCTCTATATTTGATATAAAGCCTAAgatgttattatatattctGTACCAAAAGCTACTAAAAAGCACTGGTGAATGTTTGATTATATCGAGTTTTATCAATGCTGCAAACATTGGGAAGAATTTTAGGAAAATGTTCCATAATTCCTGGGGGGCTAATCATTTTGGTCACAACTGTACGTACTGCCCCTTTGCTGATTCTGGAAAGCtatcagaacagagtggactTATCAGGAGGTGGTCCGTAAATAACTAGGAGCTAAGATTGCCTGTTTGAGACAAAGGCTGAACTGagaggctgcataaagggccagtataaaataaataatgaggtttttttaaactgtgaatcatgcaaagctactctagtggagtcccagaataaaagaaaagagctgGTAAttagcataataggtcccctttaacaATGGCTCTGTTCTGTTTAAGTATCAAAATAGCCTGAGCCTGTAATGTATGTATTATTACGTTCTGCACAAATTATTGAGATTGTATTGTGCCTTAAACAATGACTAAAAGTCCAGTTGTATTTAAAAGCAGATTCAACACCAAAATGGTTTATAATACTCACAGATAGgatttttaaactgtttaatgtTATCACGGCAGCAACTATTTTATCGTTTGCTGTGATTATTGCAAGGTAAACAGTagaaatacagtatttacatgACAAAGTAAAGGTCAGAGTCATCACAAACTATAAATGGTGTGTAAGAGCGAGCCACAGTTTGTAGTCTGGTTTTGTGATTATAAAGATGGTGatgaaataaatgacaataataaccATTCAATTTCCAAACACAGTCCAGCACTGTTTCTATTTGGTCCAAGTCAAACAAAGGTGAACTCTGACCTGCTAATCTACCAGAGCAGCTGGAGATCTCACTATAACAGGAAATACATGCATGAATTTGTCTAAATGTGACTATACCTTAATTCACCAGGAATGCTGGAAAAATCTTTGTGTTAGTGCCAACAAGCTGCCTCCagtcaaagtgtgtttttttaatgcagaacTAATGTCATCCTGGACAACAAGAAAACCTGGTTGCAGCAACATGGTGGACCTCAATCACTCAGATTGGTCATCTAACAACATCTTGTTCTTTCAAAACAATAGTAGGATTTTCTACCCaaactatttaaataattaaagactgtgtaaagtgaattcagacattttcttttaaacacattaaataggtcataaatgtatttctaaaaactgtaaaaagcatttcaaccatttagatttgaattgtggagctaggcttcacaaactgtgtttcaacatttctgtgttcaggatttagtgggcgggtctgaaaatcataaacccgcccctgctgctgtagaggtataaatacattcagcacacactactactactacaatctacagttagccagttagctgcattagccactgagttagctgctgagctagcggcagaaagctctcagaccagAGCCATAGAGCGAACCAGAGCGCtatctcagacctagcgtccatgttttggGTAGAGGTAGTGATTTtgatgacacttggtagggggcggggtttcagtggactcggcaggcactcccacagcgtttggtagcagagaaaaaggctgagttttacacaactttgaaacctaatttcatatactgtatttggCAGTGTGGTTAACAACACttcttttctgtggtatgtcaaactcagaacacatatttattcttactttacacgggcTTTAACAGAATGAGCATAGAAATAAGTTATGTGAAAGTaaatttatatttgtttaaacacatttacttTGACGCTACTCTCAAGAAAAGCATTTCTTTTCTTGGACTTCTGTCCTTTGACCATAGTACCTGTTGGAGTGCTTGCAGGTCTTCCATGGTCTGCTGGGCAGCTAGTCTCAGGCTGGGCTGCACACTGGAGGTGAGCAAGCTGACACGAGTCTGGAAATCTGGATCCAGCAAAGAGGAGCCCAGCAGGAGCAGCGCCTCCTCCTCCAATAATACTGACTGCAGGAGACGCAGAGAGTGTAGACATACCTCCCAGTCTCCATCtgtcaaacagacaaacagagatcAGAGCTGTGTGGAAGCTGATAGCTGGACACTCTTATCTGAAAATCCAGCAGATGccccaaaacaacacatactTACACTAAGTAGTCAGCACCCTTTATctgctgtagtaattatgacaagagcaaaggaggaaatcgggtgataatatagatagagatTATATGTATTTGGTTTTGATCTCTGCTGTTACTGCAGGCTAATTTTCACACAGCCTCATCCATTGCCTGCTTCATATTAGGAAAAGCAAAGGTGTTAGTAATCACATTAACAATAGCTCTGTTCTAACTAAGTTTCCCAGCAGCTAAATTTGCTTTAgcaatcattcattttaaatatttaaacctAGGGGTGAcagtggctcaggaggtagcaGGTCGTCCACTATGGGAATCCTATGCATCCGGCCTGGACAAGGAATAGCCTGGCCTGCCACCTGCTGTCCCTGCACTCCTGGACCAGATACTTggtgttttttcttcctcccctgcTGTGACCAGATGATCATATCTGGCCTCAGGAATGTTTGGATGACTGAGGGGAATTGCAGCTTCTTTGCCAAGTCCACCTTCATGGATTGTTCTGGTGAACCATGcgcttctcctctcctctcctctgtatATAATTTTCCCCACTGCTAGAAGTAGATGAATTTCCAATAATGCCTTTCAGCTTGAGTGAACTTTGTGCCAGTGTGACCCATGCCATCAAGGAGGGAATAGCCTTTTAACTTTTACGTTGCTCTCCAACCCACCAGATGGGGGAATAACAGACCAAGGTTACAATTTTATGTCAGTATTCTTGACCTCACTCTGATAAAACACCAAATCATCCTCAATCCCAAGGCACACTTGAACATTTCCATCAAACATGCATCCATATTGAGGAAAGATTGTCTTAAGTCAGAAAAAGCTGTAACAGCATAACGTACATTTTTGACAATCTTCTCACCATGGAGGGTGTTGTGAATGTCAAAACTTTGTTGAGTCACTTTAAGAGGGTGTGTGTTCTTGGAGCATATGCATCACAtatcaaataaattaaacataacAAGAACGTACATGCTCAACACTGTTCATCAGTGGTGTTTTTGTGTACATACTGCAGAAGGAACAGACAGTTAATGGCGTTGATAAGGTGAGGGAAGTTGGGACCTATATTGTGGAAGCAGAAGGTAAAAGCTTTTCACAAaccttaatgtgtgtgtgtgtgtgtgacttgtaGTTTAGTTTTCCTACTGTTCTCCTTACCTTCCAGCAGGGTCCAGATGAGAGGCAGCAGGCCTGGGTTCTCACTGATGTACTTCAGCCCTTTAACACTGATGCTGACGTTATACAAAGCCATCAGCATCAAACTGTAGAAAAACACCAGCAGTCAGCGTTACAATGCTGTGTGTACTGCAGAAGGACAGTACTGACACCTACTGGCCACATCCAGACACTAACATGCCTAATTGAATCTAAAATGCTGAGCAGACTTCATCCACTACCTGTGGATCAATATACTTTTTTTGACTTGATAATACGATTTAGAAATTTCTATTTATTCTCAGTACATTTCCCACCTGCTAAAGGAATTGTGTGGTATGTTTTCTAAACTGTGGTTTCCAAGGTTGAGAGGAACTCAATGACATTTGTGAGCCTGTAATTAAAGCAAATTACTTGCTTGAGGGTGacaattgatttattttattttttggaacATTACTTACATTATATTTTTCTATATGTCAATGATTTTTCATATGCAGATGGTTTTTTTCTGTGGGGTTTGCTTGCATGAGTGTTCCAAGTCAGATTTACCAAACATGCTTCACTTCTTTCAGCCTGACAGATGACATCTGTTCAAAACCAGGTGCTTATTTGTCAAACAAGAATTTGACAGTACAGAGCTTCAAGTctgattaattcattttaagGCATTATGATTTAAGATCAAAAGAGTGTTTAGAAAGGTCTGCACCACCCATGAATTTCATTCATACCTCACAGAGAGTTCAAAGTACAAGAAAATGATTGAATGCAACAAATTCTCTTAAACAattcttcatcttcattttcatcCCATTTAAGGGTTCAAATGAGTGCTTACTGCCTAAGGACTTCTGTCAACAATGAATCTACCAGAGTTATTTAATATTAACTCTACCACAGTTCTTCGTACACTTTAAGTTTGGGGAAGACTCCAGGCTTCATCAGCTCCAGCAGTCTCATCAGAGTGTCCAGCAGAATGTGAGCCGAGCTGGTCAGGAAGTCTCTCCCACATGTTACTGCTGCTATGTCTGATTGACAgcaaaacaaagacaacacaGGTGATTGGGTCACTGAGCCTAACGTTGTCTGTCCAGATAACCTCAGTCAACTCCCTCAGTGAACTCTGGGttttctttgggtttttttatgttgctCTCAGGTCATGTATGAAGAATGACTGACATCATTGATCTGCATACATATTAAGTGAGATCCACATCCAAATCATATGAGCTCAGTAGATCCAGGCAAGGCTCAGCAGTATTAAACCTACTGgtataaagtatttattttgatgATCATTAGAAAAGTAATGCAACATGAATCTGTGTGTGAATACACCAATGTGTTGCAAAACAGAAGTTGTGAACTCACTAGTGATTGTTCCAGCCAGAGCCAAAACAAACTGGTGCTCCTGAGAGTTGTGGtcttcagtttgtgttttcacCTCTTCATCCAGAGACCTGACGAAGCTCTCCAGAGTCTGAGCAGCTACAGCCAAGAAGGACTGCAACTTCCCCTGCACCAtccagacacacatacacacacacacacacacatcaggccATAAAACTCCAAGTTGTCACAGCTGTCACAAATCAAATGTTACTGTTTACACAGCTCACATCAGCCAGCCAGTTAGTGACTGTGTCCTTCTGGGCAGAGCAACTCcacagcaggctgcaggctgcagATCCCAGACCAGAACAGAAGTctgcctgctgctgcagctctgctccactctgccaCAGCTGCTCACGTAACAACAGcttctcctacacacacacacacacacacacacacacacacacacacacacacacacacacacacacacacacacacacacacacacacacacacacacacacacacacacacacacacacacacacacacacacacacgtaaagcATGAAAAGGTTCTAATATGATCAAATCATGTAAGAGGTGAAGCCAAATATATATTCTATACATGGACATTTTTTAAtgtcacttttatatttttatcataatgtttatttaaaaaggaaaggCTATCTGCACGACTGTAGCAATAGAATAATAAGAGCTTAGATAAGATGTTTTCTTGTCAGCTTAAGATGTGTCTTAAACTacagtcaggtgtccacatCAACAGTGAAAAAggttttcctcctgttcatcctggctattaaaagatcctctTCAAATGTGCTGAGTccatttaaaggaccagtgtataGAATTTAGTGGTATCTAGCAGAATAGACTTGGCACAAAGGGAATTGTAGTGGCCATTTGtcctcaaataaacaaaaataaacaaattc
The sequence above is drawn from the Scomber japonicus isolate fScoJap1 chromosome 24, fScoJap1.pri, whole genome shotgun sequence genome and encodes:
- the hsf2bp gene encoding heat shock factor 2-binding protein — encoded protein: MSASLGGKSLNLCHGPKDGFVTVRKRDLEKLTTEVMQLREFLPRVLNGNLIEMLRKAQAAQTLKEHLAQEQEQLRQECLHLQSRLDAVQTECQKEREEKLLLREQLWQSGAELQQQADFCSGLGSAACSLLWSCSAQKDTVTNWLADGKLQSFLAVAAQTLESFVRSLDEEVKTQTEDHNSQEHQFVLALAGTITNIAAVTCGRDFLTSSAHILLDTLMRLLELMKPGVFPKLKVLMLMALYNVSISVKGLKYISENPGLLPLIWTLLEDGDWEVCLHSLRLLQSVLLEEEALLLLGSSLLDPDFQTRVSLLTSSVQPSLRLAAQQTMEDLQALQQPV